The Stratiformator vulcanicus genome has a segment encoding these proteins:
- a CDS encoding DUF1559 domain-containing protein codes for MSRRGFTLIELLVVIAIIAILIALLLPAVQQAREAARRSQCKNNLKQIGLALHNYHDVASSLPSAMQMVNEGTSSVFYHGFGWGVMILPQIEREAIYQALNPRANRVGDVRQTAAARTAISVYRCPSDIAPTLNDEYGNDPDDYVSTSNYIAVYGAYDNNDGSSRNLPAGNDAEANGMMYLGSAVKFRDVTDGLSNTLAVGERCYGKRTVFGGTDTYLGGHWLGATFSGVTFSGVMRGIHTNNNSLIEGSNVRSFASWHAGGVQFLLGDGSVRFLSENLDSTIQMNLANRRDGVVIGEF; via the coding sequence GTGAGCCGTCGAGGGTTTACATTAATCGAGTTGCTTGTCGTGATCGCAATCATCGCGATCTTAATTGCGCTATTGCTTCCGGCGGTTCAGCAGGCACGGGAAGCCGCGCGGCGATCTCAATGTAAGAACAACCTGAAGCAGATCGGACTCGCACTCCATAATTATCACGATGTCGCATCGTCACTGCCCTCGGCGATGCAAATGGTCAATGAAGGGACAAGCTCGGTTTTCTATCACGGTTTCGGCTGGGGCGTGATGATCCTGCCGCAGATAGAACGGGAAGCTATTTACCAGGCTCTTAATCCACGGGCGAATCGTGTCGGCGATGTTCGGCAAACGGCTGCGGCACGGACGGCCATTTCGGTTTACCGTTGCCCCTCCGATATCGCACCGACATTGAACGATGAATACGGCAACGATCCGGACGACTACGTCTCGACTTCGAATTATATCGCCGTGTACGGAGCTTACGACAATAATGACGGTTCGTCTCGAAACCTGCCGGCCGGCAATGACGCCGAAGCGAATGGGATGATGTACCTGGGAAGTGCCGTCAAATTTCGGGATGTGACCGATGGCTTGTCGAATACTCTGGCGGTCGGAGAACGCTGCTATGGCAAACGGACGGTTTTCGGAGGGACCGACACGTATCTGGGCGGCCATTGGCTTGGTGCGACGTTTAGTGGGGTCACTTTCAGCGGCGTGATGCGAGGTATTCACACGAACAACAATTCATTGATCGAAGGCTCAAATGTCCGTTCTTTCGCAAGCTGGCATGCAGGCGGCGTGCAGTTTCTTCTCGGCGATGGCTCGGTCCGATTTCTGAGCGAGAATCTGGACTCGACGATTCAGATGAACTTGGCCAACCGACGAGACGGGGTGGTGATCGGCGAATTCTGA
- a CDS encoding transketolase C-terminal domain-containing protein: MSTATAFPIDLDAFQPLPLDPSSVTLTDEQRETLEANIQLCRDAIVFFTAVGGARGVGGHTGGAYDTVPEVMIAYSFMLHAKEGGQPGVVPIFFDEAGHRVATQYLMAALEGELDYERLLHYREFDAHLPGHPERNFTPGVKISSGRLGHMWPYANGVAMANPDSVVFLLGSDGSQMEGNDAEAARLAVSENLNIKLLVDDNDVTIAGHPSNYMKGYDVAATLQGHGLDVNTGKGEDLDDLYSRMCAAVTSEGPVALINKRPMAPGIEGIEGSTHGHDVIPTDAALTYLKGRGLDEAVAFLESVEKGPSQPKYRGSGDMGKNRSLFGKIVNELLDGMSEEDRVASVRVFDNDLEGSCGLDSIRKEHPEVFVRGGIMERGNFSAAAGFGYEEGKQGIYATFSAFLEMIISEVTMARMNYSNVLCHFSHSGCDQMADNSCHFGINSLFADGGIEELDEHHPTRLYFPADQHQLRSCLNKIFFDPGLRFLFSNRAPVPDLLDEDGNLIYGDGYEFVAGKDDVIREGTAGYVVSFGETVYRALDAVIGLKEEGLDVGLINKSTLNIYDEAMMAKLAKAPFVMVAEGYNVKTGLGSRFGSQLLKRGFTGKYDYIGVHREGSGGLWQQMGYQGLDPEGIARSVKELVG; the protein is encoded by the coding sequence ATGAGCACCGCTACTGCCTTCCCGATCGATCTTGATGCCTTCCAGCCGCTGCCGCTCGATCCGAGTTCGGTAACGCTCACCGACGAGCAGCGTGAAACGCTTGAGGCGAACATTCAGCTTTGTCGCGACGCGATCGTGTTCTTCACCGCCGTCGGCGGAGCGCGCGGCGTCGGCGGTCACACCGGCGGGGCCTACGACACCGTGCCGGAGGTCATGATCGCCTACAGCTTTATGCTGCACGCCAAAGAGGGCGGCCAACCCGGTGTTGTGCCGATCTTCTTTGACGAAGCGGGTCACCGTGTGGCGACGCAATACCTGATGGCGGCTCTCGAGGGCGAACTCGACTACGAACGGCTGCTGCATTACCGCGAATTCGACGCCCATCTCCCCGGGCATCCTGAACGCAACTTCACGCCCGGCGTGAAGATTTCCTCCGGTCGGCTCGGCCACATGTGGCCATATGCAAACGGCGTTGCGATGGCGAATCCGGATAGCGTCGTCTTTCTGCTCGGCTCGGACGGCTCGCAGATGGAAGGCAACGATGCCGAGGCCGCTCGGCTAGCCGTTTCAGAGAATCTCAACATCAAACTGCTGGTCGACGACAACGACGTCACGATCGCCGGGCACCCGTCGAATTACATGAAGGGCTACGACGTCGCCGCAACGTTGCAGGGGCACGGCCTCGATGTGAACACCGGCAAAGGCGAGGACCTCGACGACCTCTATTCGCGGATGTGTGCGGCCGTTACGTCAGAGGGTCCGGTCGCGTTGATCAACAAACGACCGATGGCCCCGGGTATCGAAGGCATCGAAGGCTCGACGCACGGGCACGACGTGATTCCGACCGATGCCGCATTGACCTATCTGAAAGGCCGCGGCCTCGACGAAGCGGTCGCATTTCTAGAAAGCGTCGAGAAGGGCCCGTCGCAGCCCAAATACCGCGGCAGCGGCGACATGGGTAAGAACCGCTCACTGTTCGGCAAGATCGTCAACGAACTTCTTGATGGCATGTCGGAAGAAGACCGCGTCGCCAGTGTTCGAGTCTTCGACAACGACCTCGAAGGCTCGTGCGGCCTCGATTCGATTCGCAAGGAACATCCCGAGGTGTTCGTCCGCGGCGGGATTATGGAGCGCGGCAACTTCTCAGCCGCCGCCGGTTTTGGCTATGAGGAAGGCAAGCAGGGCATCTACGCGACGTTCTCTGCCTTCCTCGAAATGATCATTTCCGAGGTCACGATGGCCCGGATGAACTACTCGAATGTGCTCTGCCACTTCTCGCACTCCGGCTGCGATCAGATGGCCGACAACTCCTGTCACTTCGGGATCAACAGCCTGTTCGCCGACGGCGGAATCGAAGAACTCGACGAGCATCATCCGACGCGGCTTTACTTCCCGGCGGACCAGCATCAATTGCGGTCCTGCCTAAATAAAATCTTCTTCGATCCCGGCCTTCGATTCCTGTTCTCCAACCGCGCCCCGGTGCCCGACCTGCTCGATGAGGACGGCAATTTAATTTACGGCGATGGCTACGAGTTCGTCGCGGGGAAAGACGACGTGATTCGAGAAGGGACCGCCGGCTATGTCGTCTCATTCGGCGAAACGGTCTATCGCGCCCTCGATGCCGTCATTGGCCTCAAGGAAGAGGGCCTTGATGTCGGCCTGATCAATAAGTCGACGCTCAACATTTACGATGAAGCGATGATGGCCAAACTCGCCAAGGCCCCGTTCGTGATGGTTGCCGAAGGCTACAACGTGAAGACGGGGCTCGGTTCCCGCTTCGGCAGCCAACTCCTCAAGCGCGGCTTCACCGGCAAGTACGATTACATCGGTGTCCACCGCGAAGGCTCCGGCGGCCTGTGGCAACAAATGGGCTACCAGGGCCTCGACCCCGAAGGCATCGCCAGGAGCGTGAAAGAACTCGTAGGCTAA
- the asnB gene encoding asparagine synthase (glutamine-hydrolyzing), with amino-acid sequence MCGIVGLFGDTQENLIDAMLERLAHRGPDGEGVHRLPAGATPMPSRIGHRRLAIIDPDEGHQPLVDRASEGRRAIAANGMLYNYKQLREHYGASNFDTKCDAESIFKACQHEGAGGVDMLDGMFAYVYVDGDQLIAARDPLGIKPLYYAKDGDRLQFASEIKALLDAPGKVEEFPAGHVMTTTIGSGDLNFRQYYHVPPPHEQIEDAVEAAKLVRETLEAAIEKRMQTDVPLGCFLSGGLDSSVITAMAVRHQPDMHTFAVGVEGSGDLKAARLVADYLGTQHHELLITPEAVREALPEILYYLESYDRDLVRSSVPCWFVSKLATEHVKVVLTGEGADELFAGYTFHKDYRDDGQLDAELRRGLLSMHNINLQRVDRMTMAHGLEARVAFLDPAMIEASMRIAPALKLPTIEGVSVEKWILRKAVEDLLPREIVWRDKLQFDEGSGLSDLLQEIVPDRTNRFELPDGRHPRSDEEAWYARTLGDRYADDPTIFALTARWEDNRVA; translated from the coding sequence ATGTGCGGCATTGTCGGACTGTTCGGGGACACGCAAGAAAATCTGATCGACGCGATGCTCGAGCGGCTGGCCCATCGGGGTCCGGACGGCGAGGGCGTTCATCGACTGCCGGCAGGTGCGACGCCGATGCCGAGCCGAATCGGTCACCGGCGGCTGGCCATCATCGATCCCGACGAAGGGCACCAACCGCTCGTCGATAGAGCGAGCGAAGGTCGGCGGGCGATCGCCGCCAACGGGATGCTCTACAACTACAAGCAGCTCCGGGAGCACTACGGAGCGTCGAACTTCGACACGAAATGCGATGCCGAGTCGATCTTTAAAGCCTGTCAGCATGAAGGCGCCGGCGGCGTCGACATGCTCGACGGCATGTTCGCGTACGTTTACGTCGACGGCGACCAACTGATCGCCGCCCGCGATCCGCTCGGCATCAAGCCTTTGTACTATGCCAAAGACGGCGACCGGCTGCAGTTTGCCTCCGAAATCAAAGCGTTGCTCGATGCCCCCGGCAAAGTCGAGGAATTCCCCGCCGGGCACGTCATGACGACCACGATCGGATCGGGCGACCTTAATTTCCGGCAGTACTACCACGTTCCGCCGCCACACGAGCAGATCGAAGATGCGGTCGAAGCGGCCAAGCTGGTGCGTGAAACGCTCGAAGCCGCGATCGAAAAACGGATGCAGACCGATGTCCCCCTCGGCTGCTTTCTCTCCGGCGGACTCGACAGCTCGGTCATTACCGCAATGGCCGTCCGGCATCAGCCCGATATGCACACCTTTGCCGTCGGTGTCGAAGGATCGGGCGACCTGAAGGCGGCCCGACTCGTCGCCGATTATCTCGGCACGCAACATCATGAGTTGCTTATCACTCCGGAGGCCGTCCGCGAAGCCCTTCCCGAAATCCTCTATTATCTCGAGAGCTACGATCGCGATCTCGTGCGGTCGTCCGTCCCCTGCTGGTTCGTCAGCAAATTGGCAACCGAGCACGTGAAGGTAGTGCTGACCGGCGAAGGGGCCGATGAGCTCTTCGCAGGTTACACATTCCACAAAGATTACCGCGACGATGGGCAGCTCGACGCCGAGCTGCGCCGCGGGCTGCTTTCGATGCACAACATCAATCTGCAACGTGTCGACCGCATGACGATGGCCCACGGACTCGAAGCCCGCGTCGCGTTTCTTGATCCCGCGATGATCGAGGCGTCGATGCGCATCGCGCCGGCACTCAAACTTCCGACGATCGAGGGCGTTTCGGTCGAAAAGTGGATTCTTCGCAAGGCCGTTGAAGACCTACTGCCCCGCGAAATCGTGTGGCGGGACAAACTCCAATTCGACGAAGGCAGCGGGCTCTCCGATCTGCTGCAGGAGATCGTGCCCGACCGCACGAACCGTTTCGAACTTCCTGACGGTCGTCATCCGCGAAGCGACGAAGAAGCGTGGTATGCCCGCACGCTGGGCGATCGCTACGCAGACGACCCGACCATCTTCGCCCTCACCGCCCGCTGGGAAGACAACCGCGTCGCTTAG